The following are encoded in a window of Podospora pseudoanserina strain CBS 124.78 chromosome 6, whole genome shotgun sequence genomic DNA:
- a CDS encoding hypothetical protein (antiSMASH:Cluster_3) has product MGRETEQGNNGNFPYRALAHDVRSLDVCVQHPEIAKVAYWELDPSKPVSLCDKIIRLITALPQVRSLSLDLRDLDNAQVGHMVTLLHKSTNILPRVRQLKFISAEDAYGVSDSAFNPSLCGRLTSAFCTAMGTKADELTFIRGSGAANNQALLDTMTAFADIQPGSSPHRQLRRLLIAGLGSASGLNILPAREILETVVAPHSETIETIFIADDVDFAPPGGHQDFNTNQKAIDHLVNALAGMPALRRVAFPMVGFRVEGIERQDDKNLEKLALGTAMRAIAGGV; this is encoded by the exons ATGGG ACGGGAAACGGAGCAGGGGAACAATGGCAACTTTCCCTACCGCGCCCTGGCTCATGATGTCCG ATCCCTCGACGTCTGCGTTCAACACCCCGAGATCGCAAAGGTTGCCTACTGGGAGTTGGACCCGTCAAAGCCAGTCAGTCTATGCGACAAGATCATTCGGctcatcaccgccctcccTCAAGTTCGCAGTCTGAGCTTGGACTTGCGCGATTTGGACAATGCTCAAGTTGGCCATATGGTCACGCTGCTTCATAAATCCACCAATATCCTTCCCCGTGTTCGACAACTCAAATTCATCTCGGCTGAGGACGCTTATGGAGTGAGCGACAGCGCGTTCAACCCGAGCCTTTGTGGGCGCCTCACGTCCGCTTTCTGCACCGCGATGGGTACCAAAGCCGACGAGCTTACCTTCATTCGAGGCTCCGGTGCTGCCAACAATCAAGCCTTGCTCGACACGATGACAGCCTTTGCCGATATTCAACCAGGCAGCAGtccccaccgccagctgAGACGCCTATTGATCGCCGGCTTGGGGTCCGCAAGCGGTCTCAATATCCTCCCAGCTCGCGAGATTTTGGAGACGGTCGTCGCGCCACACAGCGAGACTATTGAGACCATCTTTATCGCTGATGACGTGGACTTTGCACCTCCCGGTGGCCACCAGGACTTCAATACCAACCAGAAGGCAATTGACCACTTGGTCAACGCCCTGGCTGGGATGCCTGCCCTTCGCCGAGTCGCGTTCCCAATGGTGGGATTTCGTGTTGAGGGTATTGAGCGCCAGGACGATAAGAATCTCGAGAAGCTGGCTCTAGGTACGGCCATGAGGGCGATTGCGGGTGGTGTGTGA
- a CDS encoding hypothetical protein (antiSMASH:Cluster_3), whose amino-acid sequence MANIGPGAPVTNNEAATSVTTFRSSEAFFLQTNGMSSSSNTHRVSPILRIRWYESDETGVGDSKFFAVTLGEDYIELLMIE is encoded by the exons ATGGCCAACATCGGTCCCGGCGCCCCAGTGACGAACAAC GAGGCTGCTACAAGCGTCACGACATTCCGCTCCTCGGAAGCCTTCTTTCTGCAAACAAATGGCATGTCTAGCTCTTCCAACACCCACAGGGTATCACCTATTCTCCGCATTCGCTGGTACGAGTCCGACGAGACCGGTGTCGGTGACAGCAAGTTTTTTGCCGTCACACTTGGAGAAGATTATATCGAGCTGTTGATGATCGAGTGA
- a CDS encoding hypothetical protein (CAZy:GH5; antiSMASH:Cluster_3; COG:G; EggNog:ENOG503NVXW): MKGLFAFGLGLLSLVNALPQAQGGGAAASARVSGTRFVIDGKTGYFAGTNSYWIGFLTNNRDVDTTLDHIASSGLKILRVWGFNDVNNQPSGNTVWFQRLASSGSQINTGPNGLQRLDYLVRSAETRGIKLIIALVNYWDDFGGMKAYVNAFGGTKESWYTNARAQEQYKRYIQTVVSRYVNSPAIFAWELANEPRCKGCNTNVIFNWATQISDYIRSLDKDHLITLGDEGFGLPGQTTYPYQYGEGTDFVKNLQIKNLDFGTFHMYPGHWGVPTSFGPGWIKDHAAACRAAGKPCLLEEYGFESDRCNVQKGWQQASRELSRDGMSGDLFWQWGDQLSTGQTHNDGFTIYYGSSLATCLVTDHVRAINALPA; encoded by the exons atgaAGGGACTTTTCGccttcggcctcggccttctttCTCTAGTCAACGCCCTCCCCCAAGcacaaggtggaggagcagccgCCTCAGCCAGAGTCAGCGGCACCCGCTTCGTGATAGACGGCAAAACCGGCTACTTTGCAGGAACAAACTCCTACTGGATTGGCTTCCTGACCAACAACAGAGATGTCGACACAACCT TGGACCACATCGCCTCCTCGGGCCTCAAAATCCTCCGCGTCTGGGGCTTCAACGACGTGAACAACCAACCATCCGGTAACACCGTCTGGTTCCAACGCCTCGCCTCCTCAGGCTCCCAAATCAACACCGGCCCCAACggcctccaacgcctcgaCTACCTCGTCAGATCAGCCGAAACCCGCGGcatcaagctcatcatcGCGCTGGTCAACTACTGGGATGACTTTGGCGGCATGAAAGCCTACGTCAACGCCTTTGGAGGCACAAAAGAATCCTGGTACACCAACGCCCGCGCTCAGGAGCAGTACAAGCGTTACATCCAGACTGTCGTCTCGCGATATGTCAACAGCCCCGCAATCTTTGCCTGGGAACTTGCCAACGAGCCCAGGTGCAAGGGGTGCAACACGAATGTTATTTTCAACTGGGCGACGCAGATTTCAGATTATATTCGGAGCTTGGATAAGGATCATTTGATCACCCttggggatgaggggttcGGGTTGCCGGGGCAGACGACGTATCCGTATCAGTATGGGGAGGGGACCGACTTCGTCAAGAATCTGCAGATTAAGAATCTGGACTTTGGGACGTTTCATATGTATCCTGGTCATTGGGGGGTGCCGACGAGCTTTGGGCCAGGGTGGATTAAGGATCATGCGGCGGCTTGCAGGGCGGCGGGGAAGCCGtgtttgttggaggagtaTGGGTTTGAGAGTGATAGGTGTAATGTGCAGAAGGGCTGGCAGCAGGCGTCGAGGGAGCTGAGCAGGGATGGGATGAGTGGTGATTTGTTTTG GCAATGGGGCGATCAGTTGAGTACTGGGCAGACACATAATGATGGGTTCACGATTTATTATGGTTCTTCGTTGGCTACTTGCTTGGTTACTGACCATGTGAGGGCTATCAATGCTCTCCCGGCGTAG
- a CDS encoding hypothetical protein (EggNog:ENOG503PAC8; antiSMASH:Cluster_3; COG:G; CAZy:CE3), translating to MRLSPSHSSSYPLIVILSASILPVWSQSTVRILPLGDSITGGPESCWQALLWRSLQQASITNTKFVGSRSGQQCDFEYDGANEGHVMIQATEIVSEGKLVPWLESSKPDVVMMHLGTNDVLNNKPTAEILQAFGTMVDWMRESKKVMRIIVAQIIPLDSVFCEECGERVVRLNEAIPEWAKGMNTTESVIEVVDCWTGFDTDSMTSDGVHPNNAGNEKVAECWFKPLSRAIKSAGGGEEVSAAASPGMSAGSKLGIAAVAVTVLCRWWWW from the coding sequence ATGCGACTCTCCCCGTCACATAGCAGCTCGTACCCTCTCATCGTCATTCTCAGCGCTTCAATTCTCCCAGTATGGTCCCAGTCGACAGTGAGGATATTACCCCTAGGCGACTCCATCACCGGCGGCCCTGAAAGCTGCTGGCAAGCCCTCCTCTGGCGCAGCCTCCAGCAagcctccatcaccaacaccaagttCGTCGGCTCCCGGTCTGGTCAACAGTGCGATTTCGAATATGACGGGGCAAACGAAGGACACGTTATGATACAGGCCACGGAAATCGTCTCGGAAGGGAAACTTGTTCCGTGGCTGGAGAGTTCCAAGCctgatgtggtgatgatgcacTTGGGAACTAACGACGTGTTGAACAACAAGCCGACGGCGGAGATCTTGCAGGCGTTTGGGACGATGGTCGATTGGATGAGGGAGAGTAAGAAGGTCATGAGGATTATTGTTGCTCAGATCATTCCGTTGGACTCGGTGTTTTGTGAAGAGTGTGGGGAAAGAGTGGTCAGGTTGAATGAAGCGATTCCAGAGTGGGCTAAGGGGATGAATACAACGGAGAGTGTGAtcgaggtggtggattgtTGGACGGGGTTCGACACGGATAGTATGACCAGCGATGGGGTGCATCCTAACAATGCCGGGAATGAGAAGGTGGCCGAGTGTTGGTTTAAGCCGCTGAGTAGGGCGATCAAGTcggcgggtggaggagaggaggtttcAGCGGCAGCATCACCTGGAATGAGTGCAGGGAGCAAGCTGGGCATCGCGGCAGTGGCAGTGACGGTTTTgtgcaggtggtggtggtggtag